TCCATCTTGGCCTCCCCCAGCAACACCTCGCTCGCCAGGGACATGTGGTCCTCGGCGGCGATGGAGGCCGGGCTATAGTCGAGCACCGACTGGCCGAACCCGGCCGCCTCGCGCACGCGCACGGTGCGGTGGATCACGGTATGGAAGCACTTCTCGCCGAAATGCTCGCGCACCTCCTCGATGACCTCGCGCGTCAGCCGCGTGCGGCGGTCGTAGATGGTGGCCAGCGCGCGCACGTCGATGTCTTGGCCGGTATGTTCCTGGACTACCTCGACAGTCTCCATGAGCTTGCTCAGGCCGTGGAGCGAAAAGAAGCTGCCCTCGATCGGCACAATGAGCTCACCGGAGGCGACCAAAGCGTTGAAAGTAAGAAGGCCGATGCTCGGCGGGCAATCGATGATGATGTACTGGTAGCCGTGTGGGTCCAGCACACAGATCGCCTCGCGGAGCCGCTGCTCGCGACCCTCGACGCCGGCCAAGTGCTGCTCGACGGCGCTCAGGCGCACCTCGGCCGGGGCGAGATCGAGGTTGTCGCCGATGTTGCGGATGATGCTGTCGAGTGATCGCGTCTGCGCCAACACCTCGTACATCGACCCGTTGAGCCCCTCGTGCTCGACGCCGAGGGCGAGCGTAGAATGGCCTTGGGGATCGAGGTCGATGAGGAGAGTCCGCCGCCCCTTTGCGGCTAGACACGCAGCCAGATTGACAGCCGTCGTGGTCTTCCCACAGCCGCCCTTCTGGTTGGCGATGGATATAATGCGCACCGCCGCCTCCTTATGGCTGAATCCCGCCTGGGCAACTCGCGCACCGTGCCAGTAACGCCGCCGGAGGTGAAG
This genomic window from Verrucomicrobiota bacterium contains:
- a CDS encoding AAA family ATPase, yielding MRIISIANQKGGCGKTTTAVNLAACLAAKGRRTLLIDLDPQGHSTLALGVEHEGLNGSMYEVLAQTRSLDSIIRNIGDNLDLAPAEVRLSAVEQHLAGVEGREQRLREAICVLDPHGYQYIIIDCPPSIGLLTFNALVASGELIVPIEGSFFSLHGLSKLMETVEVVQEHTGQDIDVRALATIYDRRTRLTREVIEEVREHFGEKCFHTVIHRTVRVREAAGFGQSVLDYSPASIAAEDHMSLASEVLLGEAKMDTKQVSEAFNKVLMPEIEGDRVRFVYADGQAAQVQLAGTFNDWQPEPCDKQSEAWERYLSLPPGTYQYRFVVDGRWIEDPRNPVKVADAFGGHNSVFEIT